The Coregonus clupeaformis isolate EN_2021a chromosome 20, ASM2061545v1, whole genome shotgun sequence genome contains a region encoding:
- the LOC123481446 gene encoding zinc finger protein 2 homolog: protein GEEETEDLINTSLSLAGERSDSRSDSGKNLSGEPDPETAKPARRHNCAQCGKTFIQLSHLKEHERIHTGEKPYHCSQCEKSFTQLNMLKRHEIIHTGAKPHQCSQCGNSFTQLWNLTVHERAHTEKPYHCSQCGKSFSWLGSLKVHEKTHTGEKPYHCPQCEKRFSQLEQLKKHKRTHTGEKPYHCSQCGKSFTLLRNLKNHELIHSLYKPYLCSQCGKTFFSSDSLKKHELTHSVEKPFHCSQCRKTFLSLGPLKQHERTHSGEKPYHCSKCGKSFTSSNSLKKHTIIHSGVKPYHCSQCKKSFAHSWHLKYHERTHTEAKSYHCSQCVKSFTMSTYLKKHELTHSVEKPFHCSHCEKSFKNLRNLKVHEQRHACSLGLSTAPSVEENVPGFSN, encoded by the exons ggagaggaggagactgaagatctgattaacacca gtctgtctttggcaggagaaagATCAGACTCTCGCTCTGACAGCGGGAAGAATCTTTCAGGAGAACCAGATCCAGAAACGGCCAAACCAGCGAGACGACACAACTGCGCCCAGTGTGGAAAGACATTTATCCAGTTATCGCATCTGAAAGAGCacgagagaatacacacaggtgaaaagccttaccactgctcccagtgtgaaaagagttttacccagttaaaTATGCTGAAACGACATGAAATAATACACACAGGAGCGAAGCCtcaccaatgctcccagtgtggaaatagTTTTACCCAGCTATGGAACCTGACAGTGCATGAGAGGGCACACacagagaagccttaccactgctcccagtgcggAAAGAGTTTTAGCTGGTTAGGGAGCCTGAAAGTACACGAGAAAacgcacacaggggagaagccttaccactgtccTCAGTGCGAAAAGAGATTTTCCCAGTTAGAGCAACTGAAAAAACACAAgagaacgcacactggagagaagccttaccactgctcccagtgtgggaagagttttacccTCCTAAGAAATCTGAAAAACCATGAGCTAATACACTCTCTATATAAGCCTTACCTCTGCTCGCAGTGTGGAAAAACATTTTTCTCATCAGATTCCCTGAAAAAACATGAGCTAACTCACTCTGTagagaagcctttccactgctcACAGTGTCGAAAGACATTTTTGTCATTAGGGCCCCTGAAACAACATGAGAGGACGCACTCAGGAGAGAAACCCTATCATTGCTCtaagtgtggaaagagttttacttcATCGAATTCCCTGAAAAAACATACAATAATACACTCAGGAGTGAAACCCTACCACTGTTCCCAGTGCAAAAAAAGTTTTGCCCACTCGTGGCACCTGAAATATCATGAGAGGACTCACACAGAAGCAAAATCGTATCATTGCTCCCAGTGTGTAAAGAGTTTTACCATGTCAACATACCTGAAAAAACATGAACTAACACACTCTGTAGAAAAGCCTTTCCACTGTTCGCATTGTGAAAAGAGTTTTAAGAATTTAAGGAACCTGAAAGTGCACGAGCAAAGACACGCATGTTCTTTGGGCCTTTCCACTGCTCCCTCTGTGGAGGAAAATGTACCTGGTTTCAGCAACTGA
- the LOC121534253 gene encoding zinc finger protein 135-like, whose amino-acid sequence MSSLSYSPAAKEEEACWTEKGGLGLNIVVKEDEEGAVFGVKVERNVTVKEEEEEAFRLDKDAEEAITLKEEDFIVKEEKEPFRVKEEEEAISIKEKAEDVLGVKEEEETGDPINTRERPDAHSRKSPSGEPDPETPKPARRHHCTQCGKGFSQLRSLKKHEGIHTGGRKSYHCAQCGKRFTSLGYLKKHERTHTGEKRFHCSQCGKNFTRLGSLKIHEKTHTGEKPYHCSQCGKRFSQLGDLKKHKRTHTGEKPYHCSQCGKRFTQQGNLKNHELIHNVEKPFHCSQCGKTFFSSDSLKKHQLTHSVEKPFHCSQCGKTFFSLGPLTRHERTHTGEKPYHCSQCGKSFTQSGDLKYHARTHSVEKPFHCSQCGKTFFSSGHLKKHERTHSVEKAPLFSL is encoded by the exons atgagctcactaagctactccccCGCTGCGAAAGAAGAGGAGgcctgctggacggagaaagggGGTCTGGGGTTGAACATTGTCGTAAAAGAGGACGAAGAGGGTGCAGTTTTTGGGGTAAAGGTGGAGCGCAATgtcacagtgaaagaagaggaggaagaagcttTCAGACTGGACAAGGATGCAGAGGAGGCTATCACATTGAAGGAGGAGGATTTTATagtgaaagaagagaaagaaccttttagagtgaaagaggaagaggaggctatctCAATAAAAGAGAAGGCAGAAGACGTTttgggagtgaaagaggaggaggagactggagaTCCGATTAACACCA gagagagaccagacgcTCACAGCaggaagagtccttcaggggaaccagacccagagacgccTAAACCAGCAAGACGACACCACTGCacccagtgtggaaagggttttagcCAGTTAAGGTCCCTGAAAAAACATGAAGGAATACAcacaggagggaggaagagctACCACTGTgcccagtgtgggaagagattcacttcGTTAGGGTATCTGAAAAAGCATGAGagaactcacacaggagagaagcgtttccactgttcccagtgtggaaagaattTTACCAGGTTAGGGAGCCTGAAAATTcatgagaaaacacacacaggggagaagccttaccactgctctcagtGCGGAAAGAGATTTTCCCAGTTAGGAGATCTGAAAAAACATAAgagaacgcacactggagagaagccttaccactgctcccagtgtgggaagagatttacCCAGCAAGGAAACTTGAAAAATCACGAACTAATACACAATGTAGAGAAGCCTtttcactgctcccagtgtggaaaaacCTTTTTCTCATCAGATTCCCTGAAAAAACATCAGCTAACACACTCTGTAGAaaagcctttccactgctcccagtgtggaaagacatTTTTCTCATTAGGGCCACTAACAcgacatgagaggacacacacaggtgagaAACCCTACCATTGCTCtcaatgtggaaagagttttacccaatCGGGGGACCTGAAATATCATGCGAGGACACACTCTGTagagaagcctttccactgttcccagtgtggaaagacatTTTTCTCATCAGGGCATCTGAAAAAACATGAGCGAACACACTCTGTAGAGAAGGCTCCCCTGTTCTCATTGTGA